The DNA window CTGTCGTTCTCGGTGGCGACGACAAAGGGTTCACGTACGCCGTTCCAGTCGAATGAACTATTGAGCAGCGCTTCGGCGGTATCGCCGTTGGGGTATTGATCGGTCCAGTGACGCTGGCCCTGGAAGCCGGCAGCGATGGCGTTATAGCCCAGTGACTCTTCCACCAGCCCTTTTTCCGCCAGCTTCTTGTTGCCCTGCATCATGTCGCGAATGCACATTGCCATCAGCAGGCTCTCTTTCAGCACTGCACGGCTCTGCTCTTCATTACGCTTATACTGCTGCGCGTTCTGGTCTTCGCCATAGCGGAAGTTTTTATCCGCCCACGCCAGCGCCATTTCCAGTTCGGCTTCGTCATAGATTTTCTGGTCGATACGGCGACGTAGTTCGGTCATATCCACCGCCTGCACTTTCATGCCCAGCCAGGATTCGAAGAAGTTATGATCGACGATAGAACCGGCGATCCCCATCGACACGCCGCCGACGGAAAGATAGCTTTTGCCTTTCATGCTGGCGACCGCTAAGCCAGCGCGAGCGAAGCGCAGCAGTTTTTCTTCAACGTCCGCAGGGATGGAGGTGTCATCGGCATCCTGTACGTCATGACCGTAAATAGAGAACGCCGGAATACCCTTTTGGCTATGGGCGGCCAGTGCTGCTGCAAGGTAAACCGCGCCGGGGCGTTCGGTGCCGTTAAAGCCCCAGATGGCTTTCGGCCGCAGCGGATCCATATCGATAGTCTCGCTGCCGTAGCACCAGCATGGCGTGACGGTGATGGTGACGCCGACGTTCTGGCTGCTGAATTTCTCCTCACAGGCGGCGGATTCCGCCATCCCCGCGATACAGCTATCGGCAATCACACACTCAATCTGCGCACCGCAGGCATGGCGGAGTTTCTCGGTAATAAGCGCGGCGGTGGCCTTCGCCATATTGATGGTTTGTTCTTCGAGCGACTCGCGCACTCCCATGCGACGTCCATCAATAACCGGGCGAATACCTATTTTCGGTAAGCTGATTTTTTTCATTACAGATTCCTCACGTTATTCGGATAAATGTTTAGTTAGCTGCCGTTTGTGAACGGAAACGGGCAAAGATGAAGATGATGGCAAAGCAAAGTGCCGGAATGAGCTCTGCAGTCGTAATACTGCCTGCGGCGTCGCTGACAAAACCCATGACCGGGGTGACGATGCCGCCGCCAATGATGGTCATGACGATGAAAGAGGAGCCGTATTTAGTGTCCTGTCCCAGATTTTTGATACCCAGCGAGAAGATGGTCGGATACTGAATCGACATAAATGCGCTGCACAGCGTCAGGGCCAACAGACCGATTTGGCCGCCCGTGAAGGCTGAAATCAGGCACAGAATCATGGCAAGCAGGGCGTAGGCTGCCAGGACTTTATGCGGCGCGAAGCGGCTGACAAGCCAGGTGCCAGTGAAGCGACCGATAAAGAAGCACACCATGGTGCCGGTCAGATAGTTGGCGGCAAAGCCTGGGGTCATGCCGGGGATCTCTTCGATCGCGTAGCGAATCAGATAGCTCCAGCAGGCTGTTTGCGCGCCGACGTAGCAGAACTGCGCCAGTACCGCCCAGCGCCAGTGGCGAATGCGCACCAGGCGGGAAAACGATGCTGAAAATGAACTCTGTCCGACATCACTATGATCATCACTTTGCAGGGCTGGGAATTTGGTCAACATAATCAGCAGAGCGACCAGTAAGACGACCGCGACGATGATCATATAAGGGGTTTGTACCGATAACACCAGGCTGTGCTTATAGGCGCTGAGCTGTTCGGGTGCCATTTTATCGAGCACTTCCTGAGATTGATGCGGCACGTTAGACAAAATAAGACTTTGCCCAAAGACGACGGCGATAATGGCACCAAAAGAGTTAAAAGTTTGCGCCAGATTAAGTCGGAAGTGTCCACCACTTTCTGGCCCTAACACAGTAACAAAAGGATTTGCCGCCGTTTCCAGACAACCTAAACCTGCAGCGATAATAAATAATCCAATCAGGAATAAGGTGTAGTTCATCACTTCGGCGGCTGGCCAGAATAATGCTGCGCCTAAAGCATATAAGAATAATCCGGTGATGATTCCTGCTTTGTAACTTAATTTTTTCATCAAGATCCCGGCAGGGATAGGAATGACGAAGTAGCCAAAATAAAAAGCGGATTGGATTAGTCCGGCCTGAAAATTAGTTAGCGTAAAAGCTTGTTGAAATTGGGGTAATAAGATGTCATTCAGGTTATTGGCGACCGCCCAAAGGAAAAATAACGAGCACAGTAAGGCGAAGGGAATAATATAGCGTTTGCTTTGCCCTGTATCTACCGCACGAAAACTCTGCGTTTGTATTGTTGTGTTTCCCATAGCATCCTCATTGGTTCAGAAGCGTGTTCAGCAGCATTAGAGTGTGGTTGGTTATACCCACCAGACCGCAAAAATCAGGGGAGTTCCGGTGACGGTGTAAACAGTGAAATAAACATCACGGAATGAACTCATGAATGCATTTTCAAATAAAAAACGTCTTTTAATATGATGGTGGTCACACTTAGCATCTATTGAGTGATTTTATGTGATTATCATCACTTTAATAATCAGGAAAACATGACCGTTTGAGAATGTTAATTCTAAAACCCACAAAGAGAATGACCGATTAAATTTATAATGTGGAAAACGGGCAGTTGTTACAATTATCGCTAAAATGCCCGTTTTTTAATGTATCAGTAATAACGGGCATTTTTGAGAAATTTAAAATGAGTTATCTGTTTTTTTTGGCTTCAAATAAGTGAGGGATATCACAGAACGTGGTGATGTAAATTCCTTTCTCATTATTCAGGATGATGATGGTGAACAATTATTCGCATTATTCAACAGCGCCAGGGCGTCATGCCAGGTGAGTCGTCTGTTGTCGTATTGAGCATCATAAAGAGAGGTAAGAAATGGAACGAAATAGACTGGCCCGGCAGATTATTGATACCTGCCTGGAAATGACCCGCCTGGGATTAAACCAGGGAACCGCAGGTAATGTGAGCGTGCGTTATCAGGGGGGAATGCTCATAACGCCCACGGGCATCGCTTATGAAAAACTGACCGAAGCGCACATTGTTTATATTGATGCCAACGGCCAGCATGAACAGGGCAAACTGCCATCCAGCGAGTGGCGTTTTCATATGGCGGCTTATCAGACGCGTTCTGACGCTAACGCGGTGGTGCATAACCATGCGGTCCACTGCACGGCGGTTTCAATCCTCAACCGCCCGATTCCGGCTATTCACTACATGATTGCGGCGGCGGGCGGTAATTCTATCCCCTGCGCGCCGTACGCCACTTTCGGTACCCGCGAGCTGTCCGAATATGTGGCAGTGGCCCTTAGAAACCGTAAAGCGACGCTATTGCAGCACCATGGCCTGATCGCCTGTGAAGATAATCTGGAAAAAGCACTGTGGCTGGCGCATGAGGTGGAAGTGTTGGCGCAGCTCTACCTCAGCACGCTGGCTATTGTTGATCCGGTTCCGGTGCTTGATGACGAGGCGATCGCTATCGTGCTGGAAAAATTCAAAACCTACGGATTACGTATCGAAGAATAAAGCCTAAGAGAACGTTTTCTCCCGGTTGTCGGATGGCGGCGTGTCGCTTTGTCCGGCCTGTGTTGGATGCCGCTTTGTGGGCAGGATGCGCCAACCGGGCAACGGGCTTACCGCCGTCTGTGGGCAGGATGCGCCATTGGGCAACGGGCTTACCGCCGTCTGTGGGCAGGATGCGCCATTGGGCAACGGGCTTACCGCTGTCTGCGGGATGGTAGCCCGGACAGATGCGCAGCATCGCCTCCGGGAAATTCTGCCCCTCAGCACTCTGCTCCCGGGGGCGGCGCAAAGCGCCTGCCCGGGCTACGGGGTAGCCGCCGTCTGCGGGATGGTAGCCCGGACAGATGCGCAGCATCGCCTCCGGGAAATTCTGCCCCTCTGCACTTTGCTCCCGGGGGCGGCGCAAAGCGCCTGCCCGGGCTACGGGGTAGCCGCTGTCTGCGGGCAGGATAGCGCTACCGTGCCAGCCGCAGCTGTTGCAGGTTGCCATCCAGCTGCAAATCGGTTTGCAGGCGTGCTATCTCACGGCAGATAAACGCCATCTCTTTATGTTCTTCCAGCTTCTTACGCCACTTCTCCGGCACGTCCGCCAGTCGCGCGTAGATCCCTTCCAGATCCTGAAAATCGGTTAACAGCTGGGCGGCGCTCTTCGGCCCAATCCCCGCCACGCCGGGAACCTTTGAGCTGCTGATACCCGCCAGACCCCAGTAGTCGGGCAGTTGCTGAGGCGTGACGCCGAACTCTTTGGCGATAAACGGCGCATCCAGCCAGCGTTTCTGGAAATAATCGCGAATGCGGATAGTTGGCGACAGCAGCTGGCAGTAGCCTTTATCGGTGGAAACAATGGTGGCCTGATGCCCGGCCTGCGCCACTTTCACCGCCAGAGTGGCGGCAAGGTCGTCGGCCTCGCTGCCGGAGATCGCCCAGCAGCGGAACCCGTGTTGCTCAAACGCCGCCCGCAGGGCTGGCATTTCCGCTTCGAGGGTTTCCGGCATCGGCGCACGCCCGGCTTTATAGTCCGGCAGGCGCTGGTGCCGCCAGCCATGACCGCGCTCTTCATCATCAAACACCGCCACGACGTGAGTCGGCTGGCTATGGACAACCAGTTGTTCAAGCGCGTGCAGACAGGTATCGACGCAGGGCGACCCCTGTACCGCGTGAATGCGACGAATGAGATTAAGTGCGTCGACGATGAGTAGATGAACGGCCACGGATGTCCCCATAGATAGGCTCCTGTTCTTAATGCCTTTTAGGGTAACATCGCTGCGCGGGTGAGGCTATTGGCACCAGGAGAATCAGGAA is part of the Klebsiella huaxiensis genome and encodes:
- the fucI gene encoding L-fucose isomerase; this translates as MKKISLPKIGIRPVIDGRRMGVRESLEEQTINMAKATAALITEKLRHACGAQIECVIADSCIAGMAESAACEEKFSSQNVGVTITVTPCWCYGSETIDMDPLRPKAIWGFNGTERPGAVYLAAALAAHSQKGIPAFSIYGHDVQDADDTSIPADVEEKLLRFARAGLAVASMKGKSYLSVGGVSMGIAGSIVDHNFFESWLGMKVQAVDMTELRRRIDQKIYDEAELEMALAWADKNFRYGEDQNAQQYKRNEEQSRAVLKESLLMAMCIRDMMQGNKKLAEKGLVEESLGYNAIAAGFQGQRHWTDQYPNGDTAEALLNSSFDWNGVREPFVVATENDSLNGVAMLMGHQLTGTAQVFADVRTYWSPDAVERVTGKLLTGLAEHGIIHLINSGSAALDGSCKQRDDNGKPTMKPHWEISQREADACLAATEWCPAIHEYFRGGGFSSRFLTEGGVPFTMTRVNIIKGLGPVLQIAEGWSVELPKEMHDQLDARTNSTWPTTWFAPRLTGKGPFSDVYSVMANWGANHGVLTIGHVGADFITLASMLRIPVCMHNVEEAKIYRPSTWSAHGMDTEGQDYRACQNYGPLYKR
- the fucP gene encoding L-fucose:H+ symporter permease; translated protein: MGNTTIQTQSFRAVDTGQSKRYIIPFALLCSLFFLWAVANNLNDILLPQFQQAFTLTNFQAGLIQSAFYFGYFVIPIPAGILMKKLSYKAGIITGLFLYALGAALFWPAAEVMNYTLFLIGLFIIAAGLGCLETAANPFVTVLGPESGGHFRLNLAQTFNSFGAIIAVVFGQSLILSNVPHQSQEVLDKMAPEQLSAYKHSLVLSVQTPYMIIVAVVLLVALLIMLTKFPALQSDDHSDVGQSSFSASFSRLVRIRHWRWAVLAQFCYVGAQTACWSYLIRYAIEEIPGMTPGFAANYLTGTMVCFFIGRFTGTWLVSRFAPHKVLAAYALLAMILCLISAFTGGQIGLLALTLCSAFMSIQYPTIFSLGIKNLGQDTKYGSSFIVMTIIGGGIVTPVMGFVSDAAGSITTAELIPALCFAIIFIFARFRSQTAAN
- the fucA gene encoding L-fuculose-phosphate aldolase, with protein sequence MERNRLARQIIDTCLEMTRLGLNQGTAGNVSVRYQGGMLITPTGIAYEKLTEAHIVYIDANGQHEQGKLPSSEWRFHMAAYQTRSDANAVVHNHAVHCTAVSILNRPIPAIHYMIAAAGGNSIPCAPYATFGTRELSEYVAVALRNRKATLLQHHGLIACEDNLEKALWLAHEVEVLAQLYLSTLAIVDPVPVLDDEAIAIVLEKFKTYGLRIEE
- the xni gene encoding flap endonuclease Xni, with product MAVHLLIVDALNLIRRIHAVQGSPCVDTCLHALEQLVVHSQPTHVVAVFDDEERGHGWRHQRLPDYKAGRAPMPETLEAEMPALRAAFEQHGFRCWAISGSEADDLAATLAVKVAQAGHQATIVSTDKGYCQLLSPTIRIRDYFQKRWLDAPFIAKEFGVTPQQLPDYWGLAGISSSKVPGVAGIGPKSAAQLLTDFQDLEGIYARLADVPEKWRKKLEEHKEMAFICREIARLQTDLQLDGNLQQLRLAR